The genomic DNA CTTTTTCCCCATTTGAACGTCTTTGAAAATGTCGCATTTGGCTTACGCATCAAAAAAGTCAAGCAACCTGAAGTCACACGTCGCGTCCATGAAGCATTGAAATTCGTCAATCTCGAAGGCTATGAAAAGAGAGAAATCTCCGAAATGTCGGGTGGTCAACGCCAGCGCGTTGCTATCGCTCGTGCCATCATCAATGACCCAGAAGTGATTTTACTCGATGAACCACTTTCCGCACTCGATTTAAAATTGCGTTCTGAAATGCAATATGAGTTGCGCGAATTGCAACAACGCCTTGGTAAAACCTTCGTTTTCGTTACACATGACCAAGAAGAAGCGCTCGCTATGTCCGATGAAATATTCGTCATGAACGGTGGAAAAATTCAACAATCCGGTACACCACTCGATATTTACGACGAACCCATTAACCGTTTCGTCGCCGATTTCATTGGTGAATCGAACATCGTTCCCGGTGTCATGATTGAAGACTATGTTGTGCAATTTACCGGCAAAACATTCGAATGTGTTGACCAAGGACTCAATCCAAATGAAAAAGTCGATATCGTTATTCGACCGGAGGATTTGGAGCTAACAACGGTTGATAAAGGGAAATTGAATGTCACAGTAGACACACAGCTATTCCGAGGTGTGCACTATGAGCTGTCGACTTATGATGCTGACGGCAATGAGTGGCTTGTGCATTCTACGAAAAAAGCTGAGGTTGGCGTAACCGTTGGACTTGATTTTGATCCAGAAGCCATTCACGTTATGCGACTGAACGAAACAGAAGAAGAATTCGATGCTCGACTCGAGGCATATGGGGTGCCAGACCATGAACAATAAGCCACTACGCACCATCTATACAATCCCGTATACTGCTTGGATTATTCTATTCGTTATCGCACCGATTGCACTGATTGTTTACTATTCATTTTTTGACTTGGCAGGCAATCTCACGCTTGATAACTATAAAAGTTTCTTTTCATCCGTCTATTTAAAATTGACAATTAGTTCGTTTTGGTATGCTTTTCTCATTACGTTGTTTTCATTGCTGTTCGCTTATCCGACTGCTTATTTTTTAACGAAGACGAAGCATAAGCATCTATGGCTGTTGCTCATCATTATTCCGTCTTGGATTAACCTACTGCTGAAAACGTATGCGTTCATCGGTATCTTCGGTTTGTACGGTCCTGTTAATGCCTTTTTAGAGGTGATGGGCATTAGCAAACAACAAATGCTATTTACGGATTTTAGCTTTGTATTCGTTTCGGTGTATATCTTTATCCCGTTCATGATTTTACCGATTTTTAATGCACTTGATAAGCTAAATCCTGCGTTAATCGATGCCTCTCGCGATCTTGGCGCCAATGCCTGGACAACATTCAGACGAGTCATTTGGCCACTGACGTTAAATGGCGTAAAATCAGGCATCCAAGTGGTCTTTATCCCTGCCCTGTCGCTCTTTATGATTACGCGACTCATTGCAGGGAACAAAGTTATTACACTTGGAACTGCGATTGAACAGCAATTCCTCGTCACGCAAAACTGGGGAATGGGGTCAACGATTGCCGTGTTCTTGATTTTATTCATGTTCATTATTATGGTCATTACGAATGGAAAAGAAAGGGGGACGACACTCAATGGAAAAACTAAGTAAGCTCCCGAAACTCTATTTAGCGGTCGTCTTCGTCATTTTGTACGCACCGATTTTCTATTTAATCTTTTACTCCTTCAACTCGGGCGGCGGGATGTCGAATTTCGAATCGTTTACACT from Sporosarcina sp. FSL K6-1522 includes the following:
- a CDS encoding ABC transporter ATP-binding protein codes for the protein MTTQPIIRFENITKKYDDNTTVLDGVSFEMERGKFYTLLGPSGCGKTTILRLIAGFSEATEGQIFFNGKKINDVPANERQVNTVFQDYALFPHLNVFENVAFGLRIKKVKQPEVTRRVHEALKFVNLEGYEKREISEMSGGQRQRVAIARAIINDPEVILLDEPLSALDLKLRSEMQYELRELQQRLGKTFVFVTHDQEEALAMSDEIFVMNGGKIQQSGTPLDIYDEPINRFVADFIGESNIVPGVMIEDYVVQFTGKTFECVDQGLNPNEKVDIVIRPEDLELTTVDKGKLNVTVDTQLFRGVHYELSTYDADGNEWLVHSTKKAEVGVTVGLDFDPEAIHVMRLNETEEEFDARLEAYGVPDHEQ
- a CDS encoding ABC transporter permease, with the translated sequence MNNKPLRTIYTIPYTAWIILFVIAPIALIVYYSFFDLAGNLTLDNYKSFFSSVYLKLTISSFWYAFLITLFSLLFAYPTAYFLTKTKHKHLWLLLIIIPSWINLLLKTYAFIGIFGLYGPVNAFLEVMGISKQQMLFTDFSFVFVSVYIFIPFMILPIFNALDKLNPALIDASRDLGANAWTTFRRVIWPLTLNGVKSGIQVVFIPALSLFMITRLIAGNKVITLGTAIEQQFLVTQNWGMGSTIAVFLILFMFIIMVITNGKERGTTLNGKTK